From Bombus vancouverensis nearcticus chromosome 15, iyBomVanc1_principal, whole genome shotgun sequence, the proteins below share one genomic window:
- the NiPp1 gene encoding nuclear inhibitor of protein phosphatase 1 isoform X2 — translation MLKLIKNNFLSGAGKPPVGLHLDVLKNDKLIQKLMVDEKKCYLFGRNQQLNDFCIDHASCSRVHAALVYHKHLNRAFLVDLGSTHGTFIGNLRLEQHKPTQLPIDSTFHFGASTRYYIIRERPQTGTRPIIEELEKLSEDTDAGGLLGLPETETELDNLTEFNTAHNRRISMLGITDDEIHKPTRKRKKKGITFNDDEEVINPEDVDPSVGRFRNLVQTTVVPSKRMRMEGGLISLSEDHNPLKHLQPTTTTPQLYQDLPPEQFTPSSLSLNPFSSALSSLSSRLGIALPNPAPEVEMTPNQIQTETPHVAEIPGPTDTRTMEPKKKKYAKEAWPGKKPIPTLLV, via the exons ATGTTAAAGTTGATAAAAAATAACTTTCTTTCAGG GGCTGGGAAGCCACCAGTTGGATTACATTTAGATGTACTGAAGAATGACAAATTAATTCAA AAATTAATGGTTGATGAGAAAAAATGTTACTTATTTGGCCGTAATCAACAATTAAATGACTTTTGTATAGATCACGCTTCTTGTTCTCGTGTTCATGCTGCTCTTGTTTATCACAAACATTTAAATCGTGCATTTCTTGTTGACTTGGGTAGCA CACATGGAACTTTTATTGGTAATCTTCGTTTGGAACAACATAAACCCACACAATTACCAATTGATAGTACATTTCATTTTGGAGCTTCTACAcggtattatattattagagaaAGACCTCAAACTGGCACAAGACCAATTATAGAGGAATTAGAGAAACTATCAGAAGATACAGATGCTGGTGGTTTATTAGGTTTACCTGAAACAGAAACAGAACTTGAT AATTTAACGGAATTTAACACTGCACATAATAGACGTATATCTATGCTAGGAATAACAGACGATGAAATTCATAAACCAActagaaaacgaaagaaaaaaggaattacGTTCAATGATGATGAAGAAGTAATAAATCCAGAAGATGTTGATCCATCAGTCGGAAGATTTCGTAATCTTGTACAAACGACAGTTGTTCCCAGTAAA AGAATGCGTATGGAAGGAGGTTTAATATCCTTATCAGAGGATCACAATCCTTTAAAGCATCTTCAACCTACAACAACTACACCTCAACTCTATCAAGATTTGCCACCAGAACAGTTTACTCCATCGTCGTTGTCTCTTAATCCATTTTCTAGTGCACTATCTTCATTATCATCTCGACTTGGTATTGCATTACCAAATCCAGCTCCTGAGGTAGAGATGACACCCAATCAAATACAAACAGAAACACCACATGTAGCAGAAATACCAGGACCTACTGATACACGAACGATGGaaccaaaaaagaaaaaatatgccAAAGAAGCTTGGCCTGGGAAGAAACCTATTCCAACACTTTTGGTGTAA
- the NiPp1 gene encoding nuclear inhibitor of protein phosphatase 1 isoform X1, protein MCFSARLISCPFNNKANYFKVVMANHYEVPNWAGKPPVGLHLDVLKNDKLIQKLMVDEKKCYLFGRNQQLNDFCIDHASCSRVHAALVYHKHLNRAFLVDLGSTHGTFIGNLRLEQHKPTQLPIDSTFHFGASTRYYIIRERPQTGTRPIIEELEKLSEDTDAGGLLGLPETETELDNLTEFNTAHNRRISMLGITDDEIHKPTRKRKKKGITFNDDEEVINPEDVDPSVGRFRNLVQTTVVPSKRMRMEGGLISLSEDHNPLKHLQPTTTTPQLYQDLPPEQFTPSSLSLNPFSSALSSLSSRLGIALPNPAPEVEMTPNQIQTETPHVAEIPGPTDTRTMEPKKKKYAKEAWPGKKPIPTLLV, encoded by the exons ATGTGTTTTTCTGCCCGGTTAATTTCATGTCCATTTAATAACAAAGCAAATTATTTCAAAGTGGTGATGGCTAATCATTACGAAGTACCCAATTG GGCTGGGAAGCCACCAGTTGGATTACATTTAGATGTACTGAAGAATGACAAATTAATTCAA AAATTAATGGTTGATGAGAAAAAATGTTACTTATTTGGCCGTAATCAACAATTAAATGACTTTTGTATAGATCACGCTTCTTGTTCTCGTGTTCATGCTGCTCTTGTTTATCACAAACATTTAAATCGTGCATTTCTTGTTGACTTGGGTAGCA CACATGGAACTTTTATTGGTAATCTTCGTTTGGAACAACATAAACCCACACAATTACCAATTGATAGTACATTTCATTTTGGAGCTTCTACAcggtattatattattagagaaAGACCTCAAACTGGCACAAGACCAATTATAGAGGAATTAGAGAAACTATCAGAAGATACAGATGCTGGTGGTTTATTAGGTTTACCTGAAACAGAAACAGAACTTGAT AATTTAACGGAATTTAACACTGCACATAATAGACGTATATCTATGCTAGGAATAACAGACGATGAAATTCATAAACCAActagaaaacgaaagaaaaaaggaattacGTTCAATGATGATGAAGAAGTAATAAATCCAGAAGATGTTGATCCATCAGTCGGAAGATTTCGTAATCTTGTACAAACGACAGTTGTTCCCAGTAAA AGAATGCGTATGGAAGGAGGTTTAATATCCTTATCAGAGGATCACAATCCTTTAAAGCATCTTCAACCTACAACAACTACACCTCAACTCTATCAAGATTTGCCACCAGAACAGTTTACTCCATCGTCGTTGTCTCTTAATCCATTTTCTAGTGCACTATCTTCATTATCATCTCGACTTGGTATTGCATTACCAAATCCAGCTCCTGAGGTAGAGATGACACCCAATCAAATACAAACAGAAACACCACATGTAGCAGAAATACCAGGACCTACTGATACACGAACGATGGaaccaaaaaagaaaaaatatgccAAAGAAGCTTGGCCTGGGAAGAAACCTATTCCAACACTTTTGGTGTAA
- the LOC117166439 gene encoding tubulin alpha chain isoform X1: MRECISMHVGQAGVQMGNACWELYCLEHGIQPDGTIPSDKVSGTNDCFNTFFNETSSGKMVPRAVMVDLEPTVVDEVRIGAYKQLYHPEQLITGKEDAANNYARGHYSIGREVIDSVMDRVRRLTDQCTGLQGFFVFHSFGGGTGSGFTSLLMQKLSDDYGKKSKLEFAVYPAPQVSTAVVEPYNSILTTHTTIGHSDCAFMVDNEAIYDICRRKLGIERPSYANLNRLISQVVSSITASLRFDGALNVDLTEFQTNLVPYPRIHFPLATYAPVVSADKAFHEGMSVAEITSECFEASNQMVKCDPREGKYMACCLLYRGEVVPKDVNAAIAAMKRKSCIRFVDWCPTGFKVGINYQPPTVVPGGDLAKVQRAVSMLSNTTAIEEAWSKLNYKFDLMYHKRAFVHWYVGEGMEEGEFAEARDDLAALERDYEEVALESSTTPDASLEY, from the exons atg CGTGAGTGTATTTCAATGCACGTGGGTCAAGCAGGTGTTCAAATGGGTAATGCGTGTTGGGAATTGTATTGTTTGGAACATGGAATTCAACCGGATGGAACGATACCATCAGACAAAGTGTCCGGAACAAACGATTGTTTTAATACCTTTTTCAATGAAACCAGTTCTGGCAAGATGGTACCGCGTGCTGTGATGGTTGATTTAGAGCCTACGGTCGTTG ACGAAGTAAGGATAGGAGCTTACAAGCAATTATATCACCCTGAACAATTAATCACGGGTAAAGAAGATGCTGCAAACAATTATGCTCGTGGTCATTATTCCATCGGTAGGGAAGTAATAGACTCTGTAATGGATCGAGTGAGAAGGTTGACGGATCAATGTACTGGACTTCAAGGATTCTTCGTCTTCCACTCGTTTGGAGGAGGCACCGGGTCGGGATTCACTTCGTTGCTTATGCAAAAACTGTCCGATGATTATGGGAAAAAGAGCAAATTAGAATTTGCCGTATATCCAGCACCACAA GTATCTACCGCCGTCGTAGAACCATACAACTCGATTCTGACAACTCACACTACAATCGGTCATTCGGATTGCGCGTTTATGGTGGATAACGAAGCAATTTATGATATATGTAGAAGGAAGCTTGGTATCGAGCGGCCTTCATACGCGAATCTGAATCGCCTTATCAGCCAAGTGGTATCATCGATAACTGCCTCTTTGAGATTCGATGGTGCTCTGAACGTAGATCTAACGGAATTTCAAACGAACTTAGTACCATATCCTAGGATTCATTTCCCACTGGCGACTTATGCGCCGGTGGTTTCGGCTGATAAAGCTTTCCACGAAGGGATGTCTGTAGCAGAAATAACGTCCGAATGCTTCGAGGCATCCAATCAAATGgtcaaatgcgatcctcgagaAGGAAAATATATGGCCTGTTGCCTACTTTATCGCGGAGAGGTGGTACCAAAGGATGTGAACGCGGCAATTGCGGCTATGAAGAGGAAAAGTTGTATACGTTTCGTTGATTGGTGTCCAACTGGTTTTAAGGTCGGCATCAATTATCAACCACCTACTGTTGTTCCGGGTGGAGACCTCGCCAAG GTTCAAAGGGCGGTTTCAATGTTGTCGAACACAACAGCTATAGAGGAAGCCTGGTCTAAATTAAATTACAAGTTCGATCTTATGTATCACAAGCGAGCATTCGTTCATTGGTACGTCGGAGAAGGTATGGAGGAAGGTGAGTTTGCAGAAGCGCGTGATGATCTCGCCGCATTAGAGAGAGACTACGAAGAAGTCGCACTCGAATCGTCAACCACACCAGATGCTTCGttggaatattaa
- the LOC117166439 gene encoding tubulin alpha chain isoform X2 codes for MHVGQAGVQMGNACWELYCLEHGIQPDGTIPSDKVSGTNDCFNTFFNETSSGKMVPRAVMVDLEPTVVDEVRIGAYKQLYHPEQLITGKEDAANNYARGHYSIGREVIDSVMDRVRRLTDQCTGLQGFFVFHSFGGGTGSGFTSLLMQKLSDDYGKKSKLEFAVYPAPQVSTAVVEPYNSILTTHTTIGHSDCAFMVDNEAIYDICRRKLGIERPSYANLNRLISQVVSSITASLRFDGALNVDLTEFQTNLVPYPRIHFPLATYAPVVSADKAFHEGMSVAEITSECFEASNQMVKCDPREGKYMACCLLYRGEVVPKDVNAAIAAMKRKSCIRFVDWCPTGFKVGINYQPPTVVPGGDLAKVQRAVSMLSNTTAIEEAWSKLNYKFDLMYHKRAFVHWYVGEGMEEGEFAEARDDLAALERDYEEVALESSTTPDASLEY; via the exons ATGCACGTGGGTCAAGCAGGTGTTCAAATGGGTAATGCGTGTTGGGAATTGTATTGTTTGGAACATGGAATTCAACCGGATGGAACGATACCATCAGACAAAGTGTCCGGAACAAACGATTGTTTTAATACCTTTTTCAATGAAACCAGTTCTGGCAAGATGGTACCGCGTGCTGTGATGGTTGATTTAGAGCCTACGGTCGTTG ACGAAGTAAGGATAGGAGCTTACAAGCAATTATATCACCCTGAACAATTAATCACGGGTAAAGAAGATGCTGCAAACAATTATGCTCGTGGTCATTATTCCATCGGTAGGGAAGTAATAGACTCTGTAATGGATCGAGTGAGAAGGTTGACGGATCAATGTACTGGACTTCAAGGATTCTTCGTCTTCCACTCGTTTGGAGGAGGCACCGGGTCGGGATTCACTTCGTTGCTTATGCAAAAACTGTCCGATGATTATGGGAAAAAGAGCAAATTAGAATTTGCCGTATATCCAGCACCACAA GTATCTACCGCCGTCGTAGAACCATACAACTCGATTCTGACAACTCACACTACAATCGGTCATTCGGATTGCGCGTTTATGGTGGATAACGAAGCAATTTATGATATATGTAGAAGGAAGCTTGGTATCGAGCGGCCTTCATACGCGAATCTGAATCGCCTTATCAGCCAAGTGGTATCATCGATAACTGCCTCTTTGAGATTCGATGGTGCTCTGAACGTAGATCTAACGGAATTTCAAACGAACTTAGTACCATATCCTAGGATTCATTTCCCACTGGCGACTTATGCGCCGGTGGTTTCGGCTGATAAAGCTTTCCACGAAGGGATGTCTGTAGCAGAAATAACGTCCGAATGCTTCGAGGCATCCAATCAAATGgtcaaatgcgatcctcgagaAGGAAAATATATGGCCTGTTGCCTACTTTATCGCGGAGAGGTGGTACCAAAGGATGTGAACGCGGCAATTGCGGCTATGAAGAGGAAAAGTTGTATACGTTTCGTTGATTGGTGTCCAACTGGTTTTAAGGTCGGCATCAATTATCAACCACCTACTGTTGTTCCGGGTGGAGACCTCGCCAAG GTTCAAAGGGCGGTTTCAATGTTGTCGAACACAACAGCTATAGAGGAAGCCTGGTCTAAATTAAATTACAAGTTCGATCTTATGTATCACAAGCGAGCATTCGTTCATTGGTACGTCGGAGAAGGTATGGAGGAAGGTGAGTTTGCAGAAGCGCGTGATGATCTCGCCGCATTAGAGAGAGACTACGAAGAAGTCGCACTCGAATCGTCAACCACACCAGATGCTTCGttggaatattaa